Proteins co-encoded in one Marinobacter qingdaonensis genomic window:
- a CDS encoding RNA methyltransferase produces MKLTDIRKLHQKKYRQSLGHYLVEGEHLVLELEKAAARQPGLNQAELYVTDAYGDWRSPFPTHRVSDRQMAQLADTRTPQGILAVVPMPEPGHRPVTQAGEKAIYLHQVQDPGNLGTILRTLAWFGGFRCLLSPGSVDPYNPKVVRASMGALFHVPLEIEVPLSQLAKRYRRIACLDLQGEALTAPAFRQHDCYLFGNEARGVPQEALADLAATPFTIAGAGAIESLNLATSVNICAYELVRAQ; encoded by the coding sequence GTGAAACTGACCGACATCCGGAAACTGCACCAGAAAAAATACCGCCAGTCCCTGGGCCACTACCTGGTGGAGGGCGAGCACCTGGTGCTGGAACTGGAGAAAGCCGCGGCCCGGCAGCCCGGTCTGAACCAGGCCGAACTTTACGTTACCGACGCCTACGGCGACTGGCGCAGCCCGTTCCCGACCCACCGGGTCAGCGACCGCCAGATGGCGCAGCTGGCCGACACCCGCACTCCCCAGGGCATCCTGGCGGTGGTGCCCATGCCCGAACCGGGCCATCGCCCGGTCACCCAGGCGGGCGAGAAGGCCATCTATTTGCACCAGGTTCAGGACCCCGGCAACCTTGGCACCATCCTGCGGACCCTGGCCTGGTTTGGCGGCTTTCGCTGCCTGCTCAGCCCGGGCAGTGTCGATCCTTACAACCCCAAGGTGGTGCGCGCCAGCATGGGCGCGCTGTTCCATGTCCCGCTGGAAATCGAGGTTCCCCTGTCCCAGCTGGCCAAGCGTTACCGCCGCATCGCCTGTCTGGACCTCCAGGGCGAGGCCCTGACCGCACCGGCGTTCCGGCAGCACGACTGTTACCTGTTCGGCAACGAGGCCCGGGGCGTGCCGCAGGAGGCCCTGGCGGATCTGGCCGCCACCCCCTTCACCATCGCCGGGGCCGGCGCCATTGAATCCCTCAATCTGGCCACCTCGGTCAACATCTGCGCCTACGAACTGGTGCGCGCTCAGTAA
- the mltF gene encoding membrane-bound lytic murein transglycosylase MltF: MFRWKFSSSLLALPLLIAGCTDGSGPHTATDLQPPGETGVLKVATRNGSTTYYLDRHENPVGPEYTLISDYASARGWEVEWTMHDSTRAVLQSLDAGTTHLAAAGLTHRPSRTERFTRGPAHTEITEQLVCHRDARPLPRLAEQMPGTEIVVTADSSYVETLNGLADQHPGIEFTEDPKRTTEVILSAVAEQDIACTVADSNIVQVMRRHFPHLEVAMNLTGGQNLGWYLPAGADDLAADAREWMNSVDGDEALGRMENRYYAYIGDFDFVDLRALNRRIEERLPEFIDEFREAEAKTGMPADLLAALSYQESHWDPEAKSPTGVRGIMMLTQRTAESLGVDNRLDPDAAIDGGARYLADRHQRLPDTIPEPDRTFLALASYNIGRGHLLDARELARSLNKNPDSWQDMVEVLPLKADKRYYPSTRYGYARGYEPVHYVQRIRNYRDVIQAAFVD; this comes from the coding sequence ATGTTTCGATGGAAGTTCTCAAGCAGTCTGCTCGCCCTGCCCCTCCTGATCGCCGGTTGCACCGACGGCTCCGGCCCGCACACCGCGACCGACCTGCAACCGCCCGGTGAGACCGGCGTCCTCAAGGTTGCCACCCGCAACGGATCCACCACCTATTACCTGGACCGTCACGAGAACCCGGTGGGCCCGGAATACACCCTGATCAGCGACTACGCCAGCGCCCGTGGCTGGGAGGTCGAGTGGACCATGCACGACTCCACCCGCGCGGTGCTGCAGTCCCTGGACGCCGGCACCACCCACCTGGCGGCGGCCGGCCTGACCCATCGCCCGTCCCGGACCGAACGCTTTACCCGCGGCCCAGCGCACACCGAGATCACCGAGCAGCTGGTGTGCCACCGGGACGCCCGCCCGCTGCCACGGCTGGCCGAACAGATGCCCGGCACCGAGATTGTGGTCACCGCCGACTCCAGTTACGTCGAAACCCTGAACGGGCTCGCCGACCAGCATCCGGGCATCGAATTTACCGAGGACCCGAAACGGACCACCGAAGTCATCCTGTCGGCGGTGGCCGAACAGGACATCGCCTGCACCGTGGCCGACTCCAACATTGTCCAGGTCATGCGCCGTCATTTCCCCCACCTGGAGGTGGCGATGAATCTCACCGGCGGCCAGAACCTGGGCTGGTACCTGCCAGCCGGCGCCGACGATCTGGCCGCGGACGCCCGGGAATGGATGAACAGCGTCGACGGCGACGAAGCCCTGGGTCGCATGGAAAATCGCTACTACGCCTACATCGGGGATTTCGACTTCGTGGATCTCCGGGCCCTGAATCGCCGGATCGAGGAGCGCCTGCCTGAGTTCATCGATGAGTTCCGGGAAGCCGAGGCCAAAACCGGCATGCCGGCGGACCTGCTGGCGGCGCTGTCGTACCAGGAATCGCACTGGGACCCGGAGGCCAAGTCGCCCACCGGAGTGCGCGGCATCATGATGCTGACCCAGAGAACCGCAGAATCCCTGGGTGTGGATAACCGGCTCGATCCGGACGCGGCCATTGATGGCGGCGCCCGCTACCTGGCGGACCGGCACCAGCGTCTGCCGGACACCATCCCCGAGCCGGACCGCACCTTCCTGGCCCTGGCCAGCTACAACATCGGCCGCGGCCACCTGCTGGATGCCCGGGAGCTGGCCCGCTCGCTGAACAAAAACCCGGACTCCTGGCAGGACATGGTTGAGGTGTTACCCCTGAAAGCCGACAAGCGGTACTATCCCAGCACCCGCTACGGGTATGCCCGCGGCTACGAGCCGGTGCACTACGTGCAACGGATCCGCAACTACCGGGATGTGATTCAAGCCGCCTTCGTCGACTAA
- the rlmE gene encoding 23S rRNA (uridine(2552)-2'-O)-methyltransferase RlmE, whose product MARSKSSNRWLEEHVNDPFVKQAQVDGYRSRASYKLLEINKKDRLIHPNMVVMDLGSAPGGWSQVAAKLVGHKGRVIASDILAMDPIAGVEFIQGDFTENAVFDDIMATLGDSPVDVVISDMAPNISGVAVADQAASMYLVELALDMANQVLKPKGSFLAKVFQGEGYDDYLKAVRASFDKVVVRKPDSSRSRSREVYILGKGFKG is encoded by the coding sequence ATGGCCCGATCCAAAAGCAGCAACCGTTGGCTGGAAGAACACGTCAACGACCCCTTCGTGAAACAGGCGCAGGTGGACGGCTACCGTTCGCGCGCCAGCTACAAGCTGCTGGAAATCAACAAGAAGGACCGGTTGATTCACCCCAACATGGTGGTCATGGACCTGGGTTCGGCGCCCGGCGGCTGGTCCCAGGTGGCGGCCAAGCTGGTGGGCCACAAGGGCCGGGTGATCGCCTCCGACATCCTGGCAATGGATCCGATCGCCGGGGTCGAGTTCATCCAGGGCGATTTCACCGAAAACGCGGTGTTCGACGACATCATGGCCACCCTGGGCGACAGCCCGGTGGATGTGGTCATCTCCGACATGGCGCCCAACATCAGCGGCGTGGCCGTGGCCGATCAGGCCGCGTCCATGTACCTGGTGGAACTGGCCCTGGACATGGCCAACCAGGTGCTCAAACCCAAGGGCAGCTTCCTGGCCAAGGTGTTCCAGGGCGAGGGCTACGACGACTACCTGAAAGCCGTGCGGGCCAGCTTCGACAAGGTGGTGGTGCGCAAGCCCGACTCCTCGCGTTCCCGGTCCCGGGAAGTCTACATCCTCGGCAAGGGCTTCAAGGGCTGA
- a CDS encoding DUF302 domain-containing protein, which produces MNTIRILVITLMTLLAAGLAQAADGLIVVKSSHSVAATADRLEAVLAEKGMTVMARIDHAANAESVGASLRPTELVIFGNPKVGTPLMQCSQSVAADLPQKALVWQDADGQVWLGYNDPAYLKARHGIEGCDPVLDKVTKALAAFASAATR; this is translated from the coding sequence ATGAACACCATTCGGATCCTGGTCATCACCCTGATGACGCTGCTCGCTGCCGGCCTGGCGCAGGCGGCGGACGGGCTGATCGTGGTCAAAAGCAGCCACAGCGTGGCGGCGACCGCCGACCGGCTGGAGGCGGTGCTGGCGGAGAAGGGCATGACCGTAATGGCGCGCATTGACCATGCCGCCAATGCCGAGTCGGTGGGCGCCAGCCTGCGGCCCACGGAGCTGGTGATCTTCGGCAACCCGAAAGTGGGTACGCCGCTGATGCAGTGCAGCCAGAGCGTGGCGGCGGATCTGCCCCAGAAGGCGCTGGTCTGGCAGGACGCCGACGGCCAGGTCTGGCTGGGCTACAACGACCCGGCCTACCTCAAGGCCCGGCACGGCATCGAAGGCTGTGACCCGGTGCTGGATAAGGTCACCAAGGCCCTGGCGGCCTTTGCCAGCGCCGCGACCCGCTGA
- a CDS encoding transporter substrate-binding domain-containing protein has translation MPKRILFCLALLALTLTAQAAQDEAPLRVGITEVPPFVMKTGDGRWEGISIDLWRAVADGMEREFEWVPLAFPDLLTATEQGTIDVAVGALTMTADRESRFDFSHPFYTTGLSIAVPPQPEQSLLGSLKAMISWQFLSVVLALGGLLLAVGFLLWLVERRKNPDQFGGSAAEGIGASFWWAAVTMTTVGYGDKAPVSFTGRLIALVWMFAGLIMVASFTAAITSSLTVNNLRSGIEGVDDLPGNVLATIDNTASQRFLEEQRIRYRSYPNLTAAMVSVAEGETDAIVYDRALLRYRNQQLGVRKLTILPGIFAEQLYALAMPEGHPLRARVSQQILRMTESDGWAGVQASYLGNE, from the coding sequence ATGCCAAAACGGATCCTGTTCTGCCTTGCCCTACTCGCTCTGACCCTCACCGCCCAGGCGGCCCAGGACGAGGCGCCCCTGCGGGTGGGCATCACCGAGGTACCACCGTTCGTAATGAAAACCGGGGACGGACGCTGGGAAGGCATCAGCATCGACCTCTGGCGCGCCGTTGCCGACGGCATGGAGCGGGAGTTCGAATGGGTGCCGCTGGCATTTCCGGATCTGCTGACCGCCACCGAGCAGGGCACCATCGATGTGGCGGTGGGCGCGCTGACCATGACCGCGGACCGGGAGAGCCGGTTCGATTTCAGCCACCCGTTCTACACCACCGGACTCTCGATCGCGGTGCCGCCGCAGCCGGAGCAGAGTCTGCTGGGCAGCCTCAAGGCGATGATCAGCTGGCAGTTCCTCAGCGTGGTGCTGGCCCTGGGCGGCTTGCTGCTGGCGGTGGGTTTTCTGCTGTGGCTGGTGGAGCGCCGGAAGAATCCGGACCAATTCGGCGGTTCGGCCGCCGAGGGCATTGGCGCCAGTTTCTGGTGGGCGGCGGTGACCATGACCACCGTGGGCTATGGCGACAAGGCCCCGGTGTCTTTCACCGGCCGGCTGATTGCCCTGGTCTGGATGTTTGCCGGTTTGATCATGGTGGCCAGCTTCACCGCGGCCATCACCTCGTCGTTGACGGTCAACAACCTGCGATCCGGCATTGAGGGCGTCGACGACCTGCCCGGCAACGTCTTGGCGACCATTGACAACACCGCCAGCCAGCGCTTTCTGGAGGAGCAGCGCATTCGCTACCGGTCCTACCCGAATCTGACCGCCGCCATGGTGTCGGTGGCCGAGGGCGAGACCGATGCCATCGTCTACGACCGGGCGCTGCTGCGCTACCGCAACCAGCAGCTGGGGGTCCGGAAACTCACCATTCTGCCCGGCATTTTTGCCGAACAGCTCTACGCCCTGGCCATGCCCGAAGGCCACCCGCTGCGGGCCCGGGTGTCGCAGCAAATCCTGCGCATGACCGAGTCCGACGGCTGGGCCGGGGTCCAGGCCAGCTACCTGGGCAACGAGTAG
- a CDS encoding histone deacetylase family protein, producing the protein MKTVFSLLHSRRAVKTELDGGVLIEPHEKPSRAETILARVKGQALGEILEPEEFGLDPIRRVHSADYVEFLEHCWTDWLAAGKPGEAIPAVWCGRGMRARVPKDIDGRLGYYSFAAETSISDGTWEAARASANVALTAQKLVAGGERAAFALCRPPGHHAHADLFGGYCFFNNAAIVAQAFRDQGAQRVAILDVDFHHGNGTQAIFYQRRDVLTLSLHGDPDLVFPHFLGFEDETGEGEGEGYNLNLVYPPGTPYAVWSQGLETACQRIAGFQPDALVVALGVDTFEEDPISFFKLKSDDYLTLGQRLQRLGLPTVFTMEGGYDVDAIGVNAVNVMQGFDRG; encoded by the coding sequence ATGAAAACCGTGTTCTCCCTCCTGCACAGCCGGCGTGCCGTCAAGACCGAACTGGACGGTGGCGTCCTGATCGAGCCCCACGAAAAGCCGTCCCGGGCCGAAACCATCCTGGCCCGGGTCAAGGGCCAGGCCCTGGGGGAGATCCTGGAACCGGAGGAATTCGGCCTGGATCCCATCCGCCGGGTCCACAGCGCCGATTACGTCGAGTTCCTGGAGCACTGCTGGACCGACTGGCTCGCCGCCGGCAAACCGGGCGAAGCCATTCCGGCGGTCTGGTGCGGGCGCGGCATGCGCGCCCGGGTGCCCAAGGACATCGACGGCCGGCTGGGCTATTACAGCTTTGCCGCCGAAACCTCGATTTCCGACGGCACCTGGGAGGCGGCGCGGGCCTCGGCCAATGTCGCCCTGACCGCGCAGAAACTGGTGGCCGGCGGCGAACGGGCCGCCTTTGCCCTGTGCCGGCCCCCGGGCCATCATGCCCACGCCGACCTGTTTGGCGGCTACTGTTTCTTCAACAACGCCGCCATCGTGGCCCAGGCGTTCCGGGACCAGGGCGCGCAACGGGTGGCCATCCTCGACGTCGATTTCCACCACGGCAACGGCACCCAGGCCATCTTCTACCAGCGCCGGGATGTCCTGACCCTGAGCCTGCACGGCGACCCGGACTTGGTGTTCCCGCATTTCCTGGGGTTTGAGGACGAAACCGGCGAGGGCGAGGGTGAGGGCTACAACCTCAACCTCGTCTACCCACCCGGCACGCCGTACGCGGTCTGGAGCCAGGGCCTGGAAACCGCCTGCCAGCGCATCGCCGGGTTCCAGCCGGATGCCCTGGTGGTGGCGCTGGGTGTGGATACCTTCGAGGAGGATCCGATTTCCTTCTTCAAGCTGAAATCGGACGATTACCTGACCCTGGGCCAGCGCCTGCAGCGCCTGGGACTACCCACGGTGTTCACCATGGAAGGCGGGTACGATGTCGACGCCATCGGCGTCAACGCGGTGAACGTGATGCAGGGCTTTGATCGGGGCTGA
- a CDS encoding NAD(P)/FAD-dependent oxidoreductase: MSEQHFDVSIIGAGVSGIGMACHLRRECPGKSFAILERRQALGGTWDLFRYPGIRSDSDMFTFGYNFRPWVGDKVLADGASIKGYVQATAREHDVERHIRFGQAVTDADWSSVNKVWTLTARNEATGEPVTYTANFLIGCTGYYNYDQGYQPDFPGAETFQGRMVHPQHWPEDLDYAGKNVVVIGSGATAITLVPTLAQQAGHVTMLQRSPTYLMPLPSSDKLALGLQKVLPDRLAYRLTRARNVAIARFLYQRSRKNPKLMRKVFLGIIRRQVAGVADMRHFTPDYDPWDQRLCVVKDGDLFHALRAGTASIATDHIERVTETGIRLKSGAFLEADIIVPATGLDIQMLGGIRPRVDGQELQLRDRVVYKNVMVEGLPNAAMIYGYTNASWTLKVDIAAEYLCRLMNLMDRRGHQTVVARDTENSASDETVLGSLNAGYIRRAADRLPRQGTHGPWRAGQNYLEDVKILRFDPIEDGYLEFDGKRTHARAPASGGFLRPLRSALFGS; the protein is encoded by the coding sequence ATGAGCGAGCAACATTTCGATGTGTCGATCATTGGCGCCGGGGTATCCGGCATTGGCATGGCCTGCCACCTGCGCCGGGAATGCCCCGGCAAATCCTTCGCCATCCTCGAACGCCGCCAGGCCCTCGGTGGCACCTGGGACCTGTTCCGCTACCCGGGCATCCGCTCCGATTCCGACATGTTCACCTTCGGTTACAACTTCCGGCCCTGGGTGGGCGACAAGGTGCTGGCCGATGGCGCCTCGATCAAGGGCTATGTCCAGGCGACGGCCCGGGAGCACGACGTCGAGCGCCACATCCGCTTCGGCCAGGCCGTGACCGACGCCGACTGGTCCAGCGTCAACAAGGTCTGGACCCTGACCGCCCGCAACGAGGCGACGGGCGAGCCGGTCACCTACACCGCCAACTTCCTCATCGGCTGCACCGGTTACTACAACTATGATCAGGGCTACCAGCCGGATTTCCCGGGGGCCGAGACCTTCCAGGGTCGGATGGTCCACCCCCAGCACTGGCCCGAGGACCTGGATTACGCCGGCAAGAACGTCGTGGTCATCGGCAGCGGCGCCACCGCCATCACCCTGGTGCCGACCCTGGCCCAGCAGGCCGGGCACGTCACCATGCTGCAGCGTTCCCCGACCTACCTGATGCCGCTGCCGTCCTCCGACAAGCTGGCCCTGGGCCTGCAGAAGGTCCTGCCGGACCGGCTGGCCTACCGGCTGACCCGGGCCCGTAACGTCGCCATCGCCCGTTTCCTGTACCAGCGCTCGCGCAAGAATCCGAAACTCATGCGCAAGGTGTTTCTGGGCATCATCCGGCGCCAGGTGGCCGGCGTGGCCGACATGCGCCATTTCACCCCGGACTACGATCCCTGGGACCAGCGCCTGTGTGTGGTCAAGGACGGCGACCTGTTCCACGCCCTGCGGGCCGGCACCGCGTCCATCGCCACCGATCATATCGAGCGCGTTACCGAGACTGGCATCCGACTGAAATCCGGGGCCTTTCTCGAGGCCGACATCATCGTCCCGGCCACCGGCCTGGACATCCAGATGCTCGGCGGCATCCGGCCGCGGGTGGATGGCCAGGAACTGCAACTCCGGGATCGGGTGGTGTACAAGAACGTGATGGTGGAGGGCCTGCCCAACGCCGCCATGATCTACGGCTACACCAACGCCTCCTGGACCCTGAAGGTGGACATCGCCGCCGAGTACCTGTGCCGGCTGATGAACCTGATGGACCGGCGCGGGCATCAGACCGTGGTGGCCCGGGACACCGAGAACAGTGCCAGCGACGAGACCGTGCTGGGCTCGCTCAATGCCGGCTACATCCGGCGCGCCGCCGACCGGCTGCCGCGCCAGGGCACCCACGGGCCCTGGCGGGCAGGCCAGAACTACCTCGAGGACGTGAAAATCCTGCGCTTCGATCCGATCGAGGACGGCTACCTGGAATTCGACGGCAAGCGCACCCACGCCCGGGCGCCGGCCTCGGGCGGGTTCCTGCGGCCGCTGCGCTCGGCGTTGTTCGGCTCCTGA
- a CDS encoding SGNH/GDSL hydrolase family protein yields the protein MLYPLSTLALGPLLLGQGRYVRRVTPRLPEAEGERAGELGAGPALRLLILGDSAAAGVGVERQDEALAGRLVASLGREFRLHWQLWAETGRTSGDLLRVLQQAPSQRFDVVLVSMGVNDVTGRTADRPWLAHLHEVSGLLAGRFGARQILFTAIPPMHLFPALPQPLRWYLGLRARQLNALMAAFCADQAQTRYLSVGFPLEPGYLAADGFHPGREAYQLWADHAATAICDAAHTMAR from the coding sequence ATGCTCTATCCGCTCTCGACCCTCGCGCTTGGCCCGCTGTTGCTGGGGCAGGGCCGGTACGTGCGCCGGGTGACGCCGCGTCTGCCCGAGGCCGAGGGCGAACGCGCCGGTGAGCTGGGGGCCGGCCCGGCGCTGCGCCTGCTGATCCTGGGTGATTCGGCGGCCGCCGGGGTGGGCGTGGAGCGCCAGGATGAGGCCCTGGCCGGGCGCCTGGTGGCCAGCCTGGGCCGGGAGTTCCGGCTCCACTGGCAGCTCTGGGCGGAAACCGGCCGAACCTCCGGGGATTTGCTGCGGGTCCTGCAACAGGCACCGAGCCAGCGCTTCGATGTGGTGCTGGTGTCGATGGGGGTCAACGACGTCACCGGCCGCACCGCCGACCGGCCCTGGCTGGCGCACCTGCACGAGGTGTCCGGCCTGCTGGCGGGCCGGTTTGGCGCCCGCCAGATCCTGTTCACCGCAATCCCGCCCATGCATCTGTTTCCGGCCCTGCCGCAGCCCTTGCGGTGGTACCTGGGGCTGCGGGCCCGGCAGTTGAACGCCCTGATGGCGGCGTTCTGCGCCGATCAGGCCCAGACCCGCTACCTGTCGGTGGGCTTCCCGCTGGAGCCGGGCTACCTGGCCGCCGACGGCTTTCACCCCGGCCGGGAGGCCTATCAGCTCTGGGCCGACCATGCCGCCACCGCCATCTGTGACGCCGCGCATACAATGGCCCGCTAA